From Paenibacillus sp. FSL H8-0537:
CTTGGCTACTTTGGCATTTTGATCGGTTTGCTGATGGAGGTCATTCCAAGTGAGATCGTGCTCGGTTTTGGCGGCTACTTGGTGTACAAAGGCGAAATTTCCTACGCAGGCGCCGTCTTTTTTGGGACGCTTGGCGCGGTTGGGCAAAATTGGATCTTGTATGCATTCGGAAGATACGGGGGACGTCCCCTGGTGGAGAAATACGGAAAGTATATTAAGATTAAAAAGAAGCATGTCGATCTTGCCGAAGAATGGTTCAAAAAATATGGCTCCGGCATTGTGTTTACAGCACGTTTCGTTCCCGTTATGCGTCAGGTCATCTCGATTCCCGCAGGCATGGCGAAAATGAATTTTTGGCTATTTACTATTCTTACCGCAGCAGCATCCCTGCCATGGGCGCTATTGTTCGT
This genomic window contains:
- a CDS encoding DedA family protein → MDRISEILHALLLWIESLGYFGILIGLLMEVIPSEIVLGFGGYLVYKGEISYAGAVFFGTLGAVGQNWILYAFGRYGGRPLVEKYGKYIKIKKKHVDLAEEWFKKYGSGIVFTARFVPVMRQVISIPAGMAKMNFWLFTILTAAASLPWALLFVYLGFSLGENWENIHEQSKDYVLPAIILAVLLIIIYSLYKIRKSRKKSV